The following are from one region of the Candidatus Bathyarchaeota archaeon genome:
- a CDS encoding GAF domain-containing protein — protein MKTKLEKNFIAEEVCNPATCQKHCPRVDMWKNMFSSEKMIHSLGRKRTVDLTIKKMVMELGLSGCAMKILKDEESNEFEITSSGNNYLKQHISEIEEKAVLQDSSIMLELESGFSIIATPISFGVKNFGALYSYVQSKEFPREALEIIDAVAECVGVALENERKYKIVLKNWHEAIDELWRSIDVWKNPTPPQSTIRCLELGINSMRSNKELKSAINR, from the coding sequence ATGAAGACCAAATTAGAAAAGAACTTTATCGCTGAAGAAGTCTGCAACCCAGCAACTTGCCAGAAACACTGTCCAAGAGTAGATATGTGGAAGAATATGTTTAGCTCAGAAAAGATGATTCACTCTCTTGGCAGAAAGAGAACTGTCGATCTCACTATAAAGAAGATGGTTATGGAACTGGGTCTTAGCGGTTGTGCTATGAAGATATTAAAAGATGAGGAATCCAACGAATTTGAGATTACTTCTTCCGGCAATAATTATCTTAAGCAACATATCTCTGAGATCGAGGAGAAAGCAGTTTTGCAAGATTCCTCTATCATGTTAGAATTGGAGAGTGGCTTCTCAATTATCGCAACGCCGATATCCTTCGGAGTCAAGAATTTTGGCGCATTATATTCTTATGTACAATCCAAAGAATTTCCAAGGGAAGCTTTGGAAATCATTGATGCAGTGGCTGAATGTGTTGGAGTTGCTTTAGAAAACGAAAGAAAGTACAAGATAGTCTTGAAGAATTGGCATGAAGCCATTGATGAATTGTGGAGAAGCATTGATGTATGGAAAAATCCCACACCACCACAAAGTACTATTCGTTGCTTAGAATTGGGAATCAATTCTATGAGATCCAATAAGGAATTGAAAAGCGCGATCAATAGGTAA